Proteins encoded by one window of Marixanthomonas sp. SCSIO 43207:
- a CDS encoding response regulator, translating to MKILIVDDERDVETLFRQKFRKEIKSNKLDLAFAFSGQEAWELLQNQTPPEVVYVFSDINMPGMTGLALLKRIKETYPTIQVSMISAYGDQKNYNKAMDSGAKEFFTKPIDFDSLRKEIGMLIS from the coding sequence ATGAAAATATTAATAGTAGATGACGAGCGCGATGTAGAAACATTGTTTCGTCAAAAATTCAGAAAAGAAATAAAAAGTAACAAGCTAGATTTGGCTTTTGCTTTTTCAGGTCAAGAAGCTTGGGAGTTATTGCAAAACCAAACTCCGCCGGAAGTTGTATATGTATTTTCAGATATTAATATGCCCGGTATGACAGGCTTGGCGTTATTAAAGCGCATTAAAGAAACGTACCCAACTATTCAAGTTTCTATGATTTCGGCATATGGTGATCAAAAAAACTATAACAAAGCAATGGATTCTGGTGCTAAAGAGTTTTTTACAAAACCCATAGATTTTGATTCTTTACGCAAAGAAATAGG